A region of the Candidatus Cloacimonas sp. genome:
ACAACGCTTATAAAGAATATTTTACGCCTTGTAGAACCGGTTGCGGGAAGTGTGAAATTTTGGGGAGAAGAGGTTTTGGATTTGGATGATATCCAGATGGCTAATATTTTACGGAGAATAGGAATGCTTTTTCAAAGCGGTGCTTTGCTCAATTCTCTTTCCATTTATGAAAATATCAGTATTCCGCTGGAATTGCATACCAAACTTCCCCGGTCGCTGATTGATAGAATAATTAAAGTAAAATTGAATCTGGTAAACCTCAGTGAAGCGCTATATAAATTTCCTTCTGAACTTTCCGGGGGGATGAAAAAAAGGGCTGCCTTAGCCAGAGCTATGGCTCTTGACCCGCAAATTCTTTTTTGTGATGAGCCCTCGGCAGGGCTTGACCCGTTAACTTCCGCCTCGTTGGATGAACTAATCTTAAGCTTGAAAAAACAGTTGAAAATGACTATTGTGGTTGTTACTCACGAATTAGCTTCTATCCATAGAATTGCCGATAAAATTATCTTTCTGGAGCAGGGTAAAATGCTTTTCAACGGAACTTTGGCAGAGGCACAAAAAGCAGGCATTCCTCAAATTGATACCTTCTTTGAGGTAGGCAGATTCTGAGTATCATAATTATTGCCGCTTACGACTTGAATCGGCTGATTGGCAAGAACGGAAAAATGCCCTGGAAAATTCCTGAAGACCTTATCAGATTTAAAACTTTAACGATGGGTCATCCTATTCTGATGGGGAAAAAAACCTGGTTTTCGCTAAGAAAACCTTTACCTGGAAGAGAGAATATTGTTTTAACCAGTGATGTTTCTTTTCAACCTCAAGGTGCAACGGCAGTTCATAGTTTGGAGGAGGCATTAACAATCATCGGGAGCCGAGAAACCTATATTATTGGCGGTGCCAGTGTATTCAAACAATTTCTGCCTCTGGCGGATAAAATGCTGATAACCCTTATTCATTCCGAATTTGAAGGTGATACCTATTTTCCCGTTTTTTCGGAAGAAGAGTGGCTTTTGCAGGAAAGTTCTTCTCTGCTTTCTGTTACCGGCTATCAATTAAGCTTTCAAACCTATATCAGAAAAATCCTGTAAAGGGAAGTGATAATATAAGAAGGAAACTGTTTTTGTTTTAACTCCTGCTCTTGAAATTTGCTGTTTAGTTAAAGAATAGTAGCAAGAGTGTTCCAAGATAAGCTTGCAGTTTACCGGATAGCTTTTGTAGAATCGTAAGAGAAAACTATCTTTCTTTTGCTTGCTTGTTTATTTTATGCAGTAGTAACGATTCCTTAACGATTCCTTAACGGGGCTAAGGTATCGTTAAAGAATCGTTAAAGAGTCGTTAAAGACAGGACTAAGGAACATAGATTTTGATATGAGAATACGGCTATTCAACTTTAGTTTGTGTAGATTTATGTTTTCGCAGGATTTACCAGCCATTATTAAACCTGAAACCCAGGATTATGCTTGACACAATCCTCTGCCGAAAAAAAAGATAAATTTCCGAAACGGGTATAAAGTTTCATTTCCCGAAATATAGATTAAAAAGGATACTAAAATGAAAGCAACTTTCAACGATGTTAAAGTGCGCATCCTTGCTTGTAAAGAGCCATATCAAGAACTCATTCAACGCCTTGAAATAATGGAAATTAAGCAGGATATGCCGGATGCTGCTTTTTTTCAGGAATTGCAAAAAATATGTTTGCAAAGCGAGGAATTCGCTACATTTCTGGAAGATGACCCTCAATTGAAAACAATCCCCTTAGAGCATCTTTCTTCCTGGCACAATGAATACTATGCCGCTTTGGCAAATTATGATAACTGCCTGGGAAATCCTGATTACGCAGTTAAACAATACGGTGAAGAAAAGGGTAGATTTATTGCCTCCGTCTATTACCAGTTTATGAATATGTTTGCATTGCAGGCAAACAGAAACTACCTGCAGCTGGAAGAAAATTTGCGCCTCTTTTATGCGTTATATAACAAGGCAGTTAACGGAATTATTGAGGTTAAGGATTGGATTCAGGACTACCGAAAATTGTTTCTGGAGAATTATAAAACAAAGCTCTATTACAAATTTTATCAAAATTTCTATCCCGAGGCAAACATCAATTATGATCTTATTCTGAATTCCAACCTGAAGGACTTGCGTTATCTATACCGCTATGGAATGTTTATTTCCGATGCCAGCATAAAAATGGCTCAATTTCTAAATTCCTATCCGGAACAAGAACTGATGGATATTGCCCGCTATATTGTTCAATGCTGGATTGATGGTTTCACTCGGGGACAAAAAGATTACCGGCAAAAAAAGACAGCTGCTATAATTGTTCCTTGCGGAATGGAACTTTTGGGTCGCCTTGTTTATAATGAACTGGAAAAAATAGGTATCAAAGGTCAATTCAATGTTCCCTACAAAATATATCAGAACAAGCAGTTTAGCTATGATCACCGTTTTGATAATGCCCTTATTTTAGATACAGATTTTGCCGATATGGCTATAGAGGTATATGCTGAAGTAGTTATGGAACTGCAGGAAGAGCTGAAAAATGATGCGGGACCCGTTTATATAGAACTTTTTGGCGAAACACCTTTCTCTCCGATTGTTAAAAACAGTGTTTTAACTCTTAGTAAAGAACAGCAGGATCTTTCCCGGAAAATGATATCCAGAAATACGCGAACCTATTATCAATACTATAAACGCGATCAAGCCAGCTTTTGCATTATTGCCTTCCCGTCACCGGAAATTGGAGAACAATTCCCGGAAATTTTTGCCGCTACCTTAAAAATTAACCTTTTAGATAGTATGCATTATGCCGAAATTCAACAGAAGATAATTGATGTGCTGGATAAAGCTGATTATGTAAATGTGAAAGGCAAACCGGGAAACGATACTGATATTAATGTGCAACTGCATACTTTGCAAAATCCGGATAAGGAAACCAACTTTGAGAATTGTGTGGCGGATGTTAATATCCCGGTTGGCGAGGTCTTCACTTCCCCCGTGTTGAAAGGCACAAACGGAACATTGCATGTGGCTGATATATATCTTAATTCTTTACGCTATTTTAATTTGAAGATTCACTTTGCCGATGGATGGGTGAAGGATTATTCCTGCACCAATTTTGCAGACCCGGAAGAGGGGGAAAAATATATTTATGAAAACCTGTTATTGCCTCATAAGTCCTTGCCCATTGGTGAATTTGCAATAGGAACAAACACTTTGGCATATCAGATGGCAAAAAAATATGATATTCTGGCTTTACTGCCAATTTTGATTATTGAAAAAATGGGACCTCATTTTGCCATTGGCGATACCTGTTACAGCAATGAGGAAGATAGCCCCCATCCCAGTTTTGTAAATGGGAAAGAGATGATTGCAGTGGATAACGAAAAATCCATTACCCGTAAGGAAGACCCCGTTAATGCCTATCTGCAAAAACATATAGATATCACTTTACCCTACGAAATGCTGGCTTCCATAACTGCGGTTACTAAAGAAGGCGAAAAATTTGATATTATTAGAGATGGCAGATTTGTTGTCCCGGGAACAGAAGAATTAAATATTTACCTGGATGAAGGTGTTTAAAGTTTAGCTGATTTGCCTGAGTGCTTCATAAATAATAATAGCAACAGAATTAGCCAAATTGATACTGCGAATTTTGCTGCTCATAGGAATGCGAATTCCCTGTTCGGGAAATTTGTTTAACAGCTCTATCGGCAAGCCCCTGGATTCAGGACCGAAAACAAAAACATCGTCCTTTTCGTAATTTACATTCCAATAACAGGTAGTTACTTTTGTGCTTGCCAGAAATATCCTTTCGGCAGGAAACGCGGCATATATTTCCTCAATACTGTTATGCACTTCCAGTTTGAGGTCTTGCCAGTAATCCAATCCTGCGCGTTTAAGAGATTTATCGTTTAGCAGAAAACGGATTGGTTTTATTAAATGCAAAGTGGCATCGGTGCCAACGCAAAGACGGCCTATATTTCCTGTA
Encoded here:
- a CDS encoding tRNA (cytidine(34)-2'-O)-methyltransferase produces the protein MFHIVLFEPEIPQNTGNIGRLCVGTDATLHLIKPIRFLLNDKSLKRAGLDYWQDLKLEVHNSIEEIYAAFPAERIFLASTKVTTCYWNVNYEKDDVFVFGPESRGLPIELLNKFPEQGIRIPMSSKIRSINLANSVAIIIYEALRQIS
- a CDS encoding aminopeptidase, translating into MKATFNDVKVRILACKEPYQELIQRLEIMEIKQDMPDAAFFQELQKICLQSEEFATFLEDDPQLKTIPLEHLSSWHNEYYAALANYDNCLGNPDYAVKQYGEEKGRFIASVYYQFMNMFALQANRNYLQLEENLRLFYALYNKAVNGIIEVKDWIQDYRKLFLENYKTKLYYKFYQNFYPEANINYDLILNSNLKDLRYLYRYGMFISDASIKMAQFLNSYPEQELMDIARYIVQCWIDGFTRGQKDYRQKKTAAIIVPCGMELLGRLVYNELEKIGIKGQFNVPYKIYQNKQFSYDHRFDNALILDTDFADMAIEVYAEVVMELQEELKNDAGPVYIELFGETPFSPIVKNSVLTLSKEQQDLSRKMISRNTRTYYQYYKRDQASFCIIAFPSPEIGEQFPEIFAATLKINLLDSMHYAEIQQKIIDVLDKADYVNVKGKPGNDTDINVQLHTLQNPDKETNFENCVADVNIPVGEVFTSPVLKGTNGTLHVADIYLNSLRYFNLKIHFADGWVKDYSCTNFADPEEGEKYIYENLLLPHKSLPIGEFAIGTNTLAYQMAKKYDILALLPILIIEKMGPHFAIGDTCYSNEEDSPHPSFVNGKEMIAVDNEKSITRKEDPVNAYLQKHIDITLPYEMLASITAVTKEGEKFDIIRDGRFVVPGTEELNIYLDEGV
- a CDS encoding dihydrofolate reductase, giving the protein MAAYDLNRLIGKNGKMPWKIPEDLIRFKTLTMGHPILMGKKTWFSLRKPLPGRENIVLTSDVSFQPQGATAVHSLEEALTIIGSRETYIIGGASVFKQFLPLADKMLITLIHSEFEGDTYFPVFSEEEWLLQESSSLLSVTGYQLSFQTYIRKIL
- a CDS encoding ATP-binding cassette domain-containing protein, translating into MEPVISIRNLTAQYGDLTVLDNINADIFPGEITVILGGSGCGKTTLIKNILRLVEPVAGSVKFWGEEVLDLDDIQMANILRRIGMLFQSGALLNSLSIYENISIPLELHTKLPRSLIDRIIKVKLNLVNLSEALYKFPSELSGGMKKRAALARAMALDPQILFCDEPSAGLDPLTSASLDELILSLKKQLKMTIVVVTHELASIHRIADKIIFLEQGKMLFNGTLAEAQKAGIPQIDTFFEVGRF